A single region of the Latilactobacillus curvatus JCM 1096 = DSM 20019 genome encodes:
- a CDS encoding nucleoside hydrolase, with product MQTQVYFNHDGGVDDLISLTLLLQMPTIKLLGVGVIGADSYVEPAVSASRKIIDTFSDQSARLAVAASDSRAVHPFPKEWRTDAYSVDALPVLNERGTVQTPLSPEAAHLDLITKLNQATEPVTLLFTGPLTDLARALAINPSIEYKIAKLLWMGGSFLEQGNVAEPDSDGTAEWNAFWDPEAVKTVFDTQIPIELVGLESTNNVPLTPAIRQRWASKRANAMMDFIGTCYAFVPQLVHFKTNSTYYLWDVLTTCYLLDPTIVKTKAIVCDVIPNGIAGGRTFLTKNGRPAKLVYDVDAAGFFDLIETIIKAD from the coding sequence ATGCAAACACAAGTCTATTTTAATCACGATGGCGGTGTTGATGATTTGATTTCATTAACTCTGCTCCTACAAATGCCGACAATCAAACTACTTGGCGTCGGCGTAATTGGCGCTGATTCATATGTCGAACCAGCCGTTAGCGCGAGTCGTAAAATCATTGATACGTTTTCAGATCAATCAGCGCGGTTAGCTGTGGCCGCTTCTGACTCACGCGCAGTCCATCCTTTTCCAAAAGAATGGCGAACTGACGCTTACTCAGTCGATGCACTTCCCGTGCTCAATGAACGTGGCACCGTTCAAACGCCTCTGAGTCCTGAAGCCGCACATCTCGATCTAATCACTAAACTCAATCAAGCAACCGAACCCGTCACATTGCTCTTTACCGGCCCATTAACTGACTTGGCACGCGCACTCGCCATCAATCCAAGCATCGAATATAAAATCGCTAAACTTCTTTGGATGGGCGGTTCTTTTCTTGAACAAGGCAACGTTGCTGAGCCCGATTCTGATGGTACTGCTGAATGGAATGCCTTCTGGGATCCCGAAGCAGTGAAAACTGTCTTCGATACACAAATCCCTATTGAATTAGTCGGGCTCGAAAGTACGAATAATGTTCCCTTAACGCCGGCGATTCGCCAACGTTGGGCTAGTAAACGTGCCAATGCCATGATGGACTTTATCGGCACCTGTTACGCCTTTGTTCCTCAACTGGTCCATTTCAAAACTAATTCAACTTATTATTTATGGGACGTTTTAACAACTTGTTACCTTCTTGATCCAACAATCGTTAAAACAAAAGCCATTGTATGTGATGTCATTCCAAACGGAATTGCCGGCGGGCGCACGTTCTTAACTAAAAACGGACGTCCGGCTAAACTCGTCTACGACGTTGATGCAGCTGGATTTTTTGATCTAATTGAAACCATCATAAAAGCAGACTAA
- a CDS encoding BMP family lipoprotein, which yields MKKSLVVLFSTVLVLGGVLAGCGSQKTASKKATHTAALVTDGGGIDDKSFNQSAWEGLEKWGASHDLKKGVNGYNYAQSSSDADFFPNINKLIKAKYQTIFAIGYKLDNAVSQSAKNNPNVNFAIIDSNVKNRKNVASVNFKTEQSSFLAGVAAAKTTKTNKVGFVGGIDSAVVKTFEAGFKQGVKAVNPAITVDVKYAGSFTKADVGQSLATAMYNNGADVIYHAAGGTGAGVFTAAKNISKGGQKVWVIGVDQDQKADGKYDGGNVTLASAVKQVGTAVEDLANQAKNDKFPGGKTVTYDLKDKGVALVNDNASPETWQAVKEYQQKIESGTIKVAAE from the coding sequence ATGAAAAAAAGTTTGGTCGTACTTTTCTCGACAGTCCTTGTATTAGGTGGCGTGTTAGCCGGGTGCGGGAGTCAAAAGACAGCATCAAAGAAAGCAACGCACACAGCCGCTTTAGTCACTGATGGTGGTGGGATTGATGATAAATCTTTTAACCAATCTGCCTGGGAAGGTTTGGAAAAATGGGGTGCTAGTCATGATCTTAAAAAAGGGGTCAATGGTTACAATTACGCACAATCGAGTTCTGATGCGGACTTTTTCCCGAACATTAATAAGTTAATCAAGGCAAAATACCAAACAATTTTTGCGATTGGCTATAAGTTAGATAACGCGGTCAGCCAATCTGCAAAGAATAATCCAAATGTTAACTTTGCAATCATCGATTCAAACGTTAAGAATCGGAAAAACGTCGCGTCCGTCAATTTTAAAACAGAACAATCATCATTCCTAGCCGGGGTTGCCGCTGCGAAAACCACTAAGACGAATAAAGTCGGCTTTGTCGGTGGAATTGATAGTGCCGTCGTGAAAACATTCGAAGCTGGTTTTAAACAAGGGGTGAAAGCCGTTAACCCAGCAATCACCGTTGATGTGAAATATGCTGGTTCATTTACGAAAGCCGATGTCGGCCAATCATTGGCAACCGCGATGTACAACAACGGCGCGGATGTTATTTATCACGCTGCTGGTGGCACTGGCGCTGGCGTCTTTACCGCTGCTAAGAACATTTCTAAGGGTGGTCAAAAAGTCTGGGTGATTGGTGTTGATCAAGATCAAAAAGCCGATGGGAAATATGATGGTGGCAACGTCACATTAGCATCTGCCGTTAAACAAGTTGGCACAGCAGTGGAAGATCTTGCTAACCAAGCTAAGAATGATAAATTCCCTGGTGGCAAAACCGTCACATATGATTTGAAAGACAAAGGCGTTGCCTTAGTGAACGACAATGCTTCCCCTGAAACATGGCAAGCAGTCAAAGAATATCAACAAAAAATTGAATCAGGCACCATTAAAGTTGCTGCAGAATAA
- a CDS encoding ABC transporter ATP-binding protein, whose product MAKTVIEMQHITKRFGAFTANDDISLTLQQGEILALLGENGAGKSTLMGVLTGQLKPTAGQLLVNGQAVTLNGPRHAKALGIGMVHQHFMLIPAFTVLENIILGDEPTKQGRIDYATARQKVTALVDKYQLALDLDRKIADISVGMQQRVEIIKALYREATTLIFDEPTAALTPNEIQALLAIFEKLKAEGKSLIFITHKLKEIKQVADRCVVIRAGRVIDTVLVAQTDPTKLAEMMVGRPQQAPTPKMANQGAVMLSVEHVAARVAKRTVLDDLGLTVHAGEIVGIAGIDGNGQSELIQVLTGQLKPQSGKIELGGQSLLKRTPRQISEQGLGCIPEDRQNIGLILPLSIAENLALKDYYHQPYSHLGWLNYRVINQTAQKLIKRFDIRTQSEQTLAGELSGGNQQKVVVAREIAKQPKVLIAANPTRGVDVGAIEYIHQSLIEQRNQGCGILLVSFELDEILKLADRVLVMHAGQIVGEVDPQTTTSQTLGLLMAGQQPVGGRDE is encoded by the coding sequence ATGGCAAAAACTGTGATAGAAATGCAGCACATTACAAAACGGTTCGGCGCCTTTACCGCCAATGATGATATTTCATTAACCTTGCAACAGGGTGAAATCCTTGCCTTGCTTGGTGAAAATGGTGCGGGGAAATCAACCTTGATGGGTGTTTTGACCGGACAATTAAAGCCGACTGCGGGGCAATTACTGGTGAACGGACAAGCAGTGACCTTAAATGGCCCTCGACATGCAAAAGCCCTCGGGATTGGGATGGTACACCAACATTTCATGTTAATTCCGGCTTTTACGGTCTTAGAAAACATTATCCTGGGTGACGAACCAACTAAACAGGGCCGGATTGACTATGCAACGGCGCGGCAAAAGGTCACGGCTTTAGTCGATAAATACCAACTGGCGCTCGACCTTGATCGAAAAATCGCTGATATTTCGGTCGGGATGCAACAGCGGGTTGAGATTATCAAGGCGCTTTACCGAGAAGCAACGACATTGATTTTTGATGAACCGACTGCAGCTTTGACACCGAATGAAATTCAAGCCTTGCTTGCCATTTTTGAGAAGTTAAAGGCGGAAGGGAAGTCGTTGATTTTTATCACGCATAAACTAAAGGAAATTAAACAAGTTGCTGATCGGTGCGTCGTGATTCGTGCCGGACGTGTGATTGATACGGTACTAGTCGCACAAACGGATCCGACAAAATTAGCGGAAATGATGGTTGGCCGTCCGCAACAAGCCCCCACACCGAAAATGGCTAATCAAGGCGCTGTGATGCTATCGGTGGAACATGTCGCTGCTCGTGTTGCTAAACGCACTGTTCTAGATGATCTGGGATTGACCGTGCATGCGGGAGAAATTGTTGGAATTGCTGGGATTGATGGCAACGGGCAGAGTGAGTTAATTCAGGTTTTAACCGGACAATTAAAACCGCAGTCTGGAAAAATTGAATTAGGAGGTCAGTCATTATTGAAACGGACACCACGCCAAATTAGTGAACAAGGCTTAGGGTGCATTCCAGAAGATCGCCAGAATATCGGTTTGATTTTGCCACTGTCGATTGCTGAAAATTTAGCGCTGAAGGATTATTACCATCAACCGTATAGTCATCTAGGCTGGCTTAATTATCGGGTGATCAATCAAACGGCGCAGAAACTGATTAAACGATTCGACATTCGGACGCAATCTGAACAAACGCTTGCCGGAGAACTTTCAGGTGGCAATCAGCAAAAAGTGGTGGTTGCGCGCGAAATCGCCAAACAACCAAAAGTCTTGATTGCTGCCAATCCGACCCGCGGTGTTGATGTAGGTGCGATTGAATACATTCATCAGAGCTTGATTGAACAACGGAACCAAGGCTGTGGGATTTTACTTGTTAGTTTTGAATTAGATGAAATTTTAAAGTTAGCTGACCGAGTACTTGTAATGCACGCCGGTCAAATTGTTGGTGAAGTTGATCCACAAACCACAACGAGTCAGACGCTCGGATTATTAATGGCCGGGCAACAACCAGTAGGAGGGCGAGACGAATGA
- a CDS encoding ABC transporter permease — translation MNKQQSSGLIIAILSVAAGLLVGGVVMLVFGYSPIQNYSNLFNGAFGDIYSIGETLRNATPLILTALGFSIASKAGFFNIGGSGQLLVGWFGAIVFALHFKNLPGILLILGAILAGMLLGGFWSWLAGFLRAYFGTSEVITTIMLNYIALYFVNFAIKRWLAPKGSDSSANIVPKASLRTPFLEQITNHSTFHWGFFIALVLVIVMWWYLKRSKTGFEIKAVGLNEQAARYAGMNTKQTIMWAMLLSGLLAGLAGAVDGLGNYQNISVSNALPDIGFNGMAVALLANGHPIGIIFAAILFSALQIGGLSISVYSTTPTEIVNIVIASIIFFVGVRFLFEQLLNHRLLKKHALMKERLEK, via the coding sequence ATGAATAAACAACAATCTTCAGGATTAATCATTGCAATCCTATCCGTTGCGGCGGGACTGTTAGTGGGCGGAGTTGTGATGTTGGTTTTTGGATATTCGCCTATTCAAAATTACAGTAACCTCTTTAATGGCGCATTCGGCGATATCTATTCGATTGGCGAGACATTACGCAATGCGACTCCGTTAATTTTGACAGCCCTTGGCTTTTCAATTGCGAGCAAAGCCGGCTTTTTCAATATTGGTGGGTCGGGTCAGCTATTAGTGGGCTGGTTTGGCGCGATTGTCTTTGCACTCCACTTTAAAAATTTACCGGGGATTCTCTTGATTCTTGGCGCGATTTTAGCGGGGATGCTGCTCGGTGGCTTTTGGTCTTGGTTGGCCGGTTTTTTACGGGCATACTTTGGGACCAGTGAAGTGATCACAACCATCATGTTGAACTACATCGCATTGTATTTCGTCAATTTTGCGATTAAACGTTGGTTGGCGCCAAAAGGCAGCGACTCATCGGCCAACATTGTCCCTAAAGCAAGCTTGCGGACCCCTTTTTTGGAACAGATTACCAATCACTCAACGTTTCACTGGGGCTTTTTCATCGCGTTAGTCTTGGTGATTGTGATGTGGTGGTATTTGAAACGGTCGAAGACTGGATTTGAAATTAAGGCAGTTGGATTGAACGAACAAGCTGCACGTTACGCGGGGATGAATACGAAACAAACGATTATGTGGGCAATGCTATTATCTGGACTACTAGCTGGGTTAGCGGGGGCTGTCGATGGTCTAGGGAATTATCAAAATATTTCCGTTTCAAATGCCTTACCAGATATCGGCTTTAATGGAATGGCGGTCGCGTTATTAGCGAATGGGCATCCAATCGGGATTATCTTTGCGGCGATTTTATTCTCTGCTTTACAGATTGGTGGCTTAAGCATTTCCGTCTACTCAACAACTCCGACAGAAATCGTCAATATCGTGATTGCATCGATTATCTTCTTCGTGGGTGTGCGCTTCTTATTTGAACAATTACTCAATCACCGCTTACTGAAAAAACACGCGTTGATGAAAGAGAGGCTTGAAAAATAA
- a CDS encoding ABC transporter permease yields the protein MTITMILMTICATTLVYAAPLIFTALGGAFSEHSGVINVGLEGIMIVGAFSSAVFTLQFSTVFGGLTPWIALLVGGLFGALFSLLHALATVTLRANHIISGTVLNLLAPALCVFLTRVLYSGKGQTPVINQSIGNFTFPGLAQIPVIGPILFTKTSLVAYAAVLVGIISWYVLYKTRFGLRLRSVGENPAAADTLGINVSRYRYIGVMLSGLLGGIGGAVMAQSITLNFSAATISGQGFMALAAMIFGKWHPIGATGAAIFFGLAQSLPIIGGYIPVLAGVNSVWFQIAPYAITIIILVIFLGKAVAPAADGENYIKSH from the coding sequence ATGACAATCACAATGATTTTAATGACGATTTGTGCGACCACGTTAGTTTACGCGGCGCCATTGATTTTTACAGCCTTGGGTGGTGCTTTTTCAGAGCATAGCGGTGTGATTAATGTTGGTTTAGAAGGGATTATGATTGTTGGGGCTTTCAGCAGTGCCGTCTTTACCCTTCAATTTAGTACGGTTTTTGGCGGATTGACGCCGTGGATTGCCTTATTGGTTGGTGGACTGTTTGGTGCACTGTTTTCCTTATTACATGCTTTAGCGACCGTAACATTGCGCGCTAATCACATTATTAGTGGGACGGTGTTAAACCTATTGGCGCCTGCATTGTGTGTCTTCTTAACCCGTGTGCTGTATAGCGGTAAGGGGCAAACGCCGGTGATTAATCAAAGCATCGGTAACTTCACATTCCCCGGCTTGGCCCAAATTCCAGTGATTGGCCCCATTTTATTTACGAAGACGTCGTTAGTGGCTTACGCTGCGGTTTTGGTCGGCATTATCAGTTGGTATGTGCTGTATAAAACGCGATTTGGGCTGCGCTTGCGGTCAGTCGGTGAAAATCCAGCGGCAGCCGATACACTGGGCATCAATGTGAGTCGTTACCGGTATATCGGGGTCATGTTGTCTGGTTTGTTAGGCGGCATTGGTGGCGCGGTGATGGCGCAGTCGATTACGTTAAACTTCAGCGCAGCGACGATTTCAGGTCAGGGCTTCATGGCATTGGCGGCGATGATTTTTGGTAAGTGGCATCCAATTGGCGCGACAGGTGCAGCGATTTTCTTCGGACTCGCACAAAGTTTGCCGATTATCGGCGGCTATATTCCAGTGTTAGCAGGTGTGAATAGTGTTTGGTTCCAAATTGCACCATACGCGATTACGATTATTATTCTGGTGATTTTCTTGGGCAAGGCCGTCGCGCCAGCAGCGGACGGCGAAAATTATATTAAGAGTCATTAA
- a CDS encoding BglG family transcription antiterminator → MNVLERREYDIVDILLENPQLTISQIAKKMNLSYRTISKSLDVIENFFEGSEIKLIRKPKVGVSLNGSRQVIADLINQSGHHQLPTTKLERVQFICFKILKNTSYFTLQKLSELLFISKTTLDKDMVRVNEIFNQFHVTIEKIPGKGSFLNIMEYERRRLALDLIHYFWGQNWQVIQQDNHYIHTIEGIPDFAQEFINISMLKKINDIVQNYMQFEKIKMSDMGYQSLILHILIAVERIKNDGLLQENDRPLLQNYSDFEDVRPLVTSIENTFDIGLSKLEIQYIGFHLKMSSYGITALSDSTIKDSDVEAIILRTNHSLSESRLQGLVVHLKVAVERIKNNLPLTNPYTNDIKTNFPLSFDEAIAIKKNLEDFYQINVPEDEMAYIAVHIQAQREQAKLADDSDLKVLLVCSSGKGTAQLLAARLRRVFPDLKINRILSVNELWHTEITEGLVLSTVNITLPDHPLIVVSPILNQTDDRRIKQFLSENKRIEIIRNIEFSKLIHPELVFLDLDLESKEAVIEYIGRHLVQKGFATEGIIQSALAREEFSATSFGKYATPHGKLDYVRKSAIVFLRLNHEIEWGDQSVRFIFFICVSDENPKELEKIFDSLLEIIDENQRNILQRENQQKVIKYLKEGI, encoded by the coding sequence GTGAATGTGCTAGAAAGACGTGAATATGACATCGTTGATATTCTGTTAGAAAATCCACAGCTAACTATTTCCCAAATAGCAAAGAAGATGAATTTGTCATATCGAACAATTTCAAAATCTTTAGATGTTATTGAAAATTTTTTTGAAGGAAGTGAGATTAAATTAATACGTAAACCTAAGGTAGGTGTTTCTCTAAATGGAAGTCGCCAGGTTATTGCAGATTTAATTAATCAATCAGGGCACCATCAATTACCAACTACAAAATTGGAACGAGTCCAATTTATATGCTTTAAAATTTTGAAAAACACGAGTTATTTTACTTTACAGAAACTATCCGAGCTTTTATTTATTAGCAAAACAACGTTAGATAAAGATATGGTAAGAGTAAATGAAATATTTAATCAGTTTCACGTAACAATTGAAAAAATCCCTGGAAAAGGGTCTTTTTTAAACATCATGGAATATGAACGTAGAAGATTAGCCTTAGATTTGATTCATTATTTTTGGGGGCAAAATTGGCAAGTTATTCAGCAAGATAATCATTATATTCATACGATAGAAGGAATCCCCGATTTTGCACAAGAATTTATTAATATTTCAATGCTAAAGAAAATTAATGACATTGTGCAGAATTATATGCAATTTGAAAAAATCAAGATGAGTGATATGGGCTACCAGTCTTTGATACTGCACATTTTAATAGCGGTTGAGCGAATAAAAAATGATGGATTATTGCAAGAAAATGATCGGCCATTATTACAGAATTATAGTGATTTTGAAGATGTTAGACCTTTAGTTACTAGCATTGAAAATACGTTTGATATTGGGTTGTCAAAATTAGAAATTCAATATATTGGCTTTCATCTCAAAATGAGTTCCTACGGTATTACGGCATTAAGCGATTCAACAATTAAGGATAGCGATGTAGAAGCAATTATTTTAAGAACAAATCATTCGTTGAGTGAAAGTCGCTTACAAGGGCTAGTTGTGCATCTGAAAGTAGCAGTTGAACGAATTAAAAATAACTTGCCTCTAACCAATCCCTATACAAATGACATAAAAACAAATTTTCCATTATCTTTTGATGAAGCAATTGCTATTAAGAAAAATTTGGAAGATTTTTACCAAATTAATGTCCCTGAAGACGAAATGGCGTATATTGCAGTGCACATTCAAGCACAAAGAGAACAAGCCAAGTTAGCTGATGATTCAGATCTAAAAGTTCTCTTAGTATGTAGCAGTGGTAAAGGCACGGCACAATTACTTGCTGCAAGACTACGAAGGGTTTTTCCGGATTTAAAGATTAATAGGATTCTATCGGTTAATGAATTATGGCATACAGAAATAACCGAAGGACTGGTACTTTCGACAGTTAATATTACGTTGCCAGATCACCCTCTAATCGTGGTTTCGCCAATTTTAAATCAGACGGATGATCGTAGGATTAAGCAGTTTTTATCCGAAAATAAAAGGATAGAGATAATTCGAAATATAGAATTTAGTAAGTTAATTCATCCTGAATTAGTGTTTCTGGACCTTGATTTGGAATCTAAAGAAGCTGTTATTGAATATATTGGTAGGCACTTAGTTCAAAAAGGATTTGCAACAGAAGGAATCATTCAAAGTGCGCTAGCTAGGGAAGAATTTTCGGCAACATCTTTTGGGAAATATGCAACACCGCATGGCAAATTAGACTATGTAAGAAAATCTGCAATTGTATTTTTAAGGTTAAATCATGAAATAGAATGGGGCGACCAGAGCGTAAGATTTATTTTCTTTATTTGTGTAAGCGATGAGAATCCCAAAGAATTGGAGAAAATTTTTGACTCGCTACTTGAAATAATAGATGAAAATCAGCGCAATATTTTGCAACGCGAAAATCAGCAGAAGGTAATTAAGTATTTGAAAGAAGGCATATAG
- a CDS encoding PTS sugar transporter subunit IIA codes for MKVLEVFNSSRVLLDLEVSSRDAVIKELAELLYAQKVITDVKMYVDSVLEREVHSTTGVGNGIAIPHGKSACVNRPAIVFAKMAKSVEWQSLDDKPVDIVVMLAIPDSEKGATHLSLLSEIAVKLMDEDLVEKLKKVTDTNEVVELLS; via the coding sequence ATGAAAGTTTTAGAAGTATTTAATTCTAGTCGAGTTTTGTTAGATCTTGAGGTTAGCTCTCGAGATGCAGTTATTAAAGAATTAGCAGAGCTACTTTATGCTCAAAAGGTAATTACAGATGTAAAGATGTATGTTGATTCTGTTTTAGAAAGAGAGGTGCATTCTACAACGGGGGTTGGGAACGGTATTGCAATTCCGCATGGGAAAAGTGCTTGCGTAAATAGACCAGCGATTGTTTTTGCTAAGATGGCGAAATCTGTGGAATGGCAGTCATTAGATGATAAACCAGTTGATATTGTTGTTATGCTGGCGATTCCTGACAGTGAAAAAGGCGCGACACATTTGTCGTTGCTCTCTGAAATTGCGGTTAAGTTAATGGATGAGGATCTTGTTGAAAAATTAAAAAAAGTTACGGATACAAACGAAGTTGTAGAATTACTTTCATAA
- a CDS encoding PTS fructose transporter subunit IIB — protein MKRKIIAVTACATGIAHTYMAAQALKKEAQKKGYLIKVETQGATGIENELSHKDCEIGEVVIFAVDTKVRNEERFEGKKILKVPVAAPIKNAEKVIEDALILVDKD, from the coding sequence ATGAAAAGAAAAATTATTGCTGTAACAGCTTGCGCAACGGGGATTGCACACACGTATATGGCGGCACAAGCACTAAAGAAAGAAGCACAAAAAAAGGGCTATTTAATTAAAGTTGAAACTCAAGGGGCAACAGGAATTGAAAACGAATTAAGTCACAAAGATTGTGAAATTGGGGAAGTTGTGATCTTTGCTGTGGATACTAAAGTCCGCAATGAGGAACGGTTTGAAGGTAAAAAAATATTAAAAGTACCTGTTGCTGCACCAATTAAGAATGCAGAAAAAGTGATCGAAGATGCACTAATTTTGGTAGATAAGGACTAA